One region of Oceanidesulfovibrio indonesiensis genomic DNA includes:
- a CDS encoding DUF554 domain-containing protein yields the protein MLPIGTIVNIAAVILGGSIGLVAHGRMPDRVRTIVFQGLGLCTLIIGMQMALKVENPLVLIFSVVLGAIVGEVMNLEDRFMAVADKLKKRVGSKSDHFTDGMITAFLIFCVGPLTILGAFDEGLRGDPALLLTKSMLDGFASIALASTYGLGVLFSIIPLAIYQFGLTFFASALQAVFSDPVVTALTATGGTLILGIGINLLELARIRLSNLLPALVIVVLLTMALGG from the coding sequence ATGCTTCCCATCGGCACCATCGTGAACATCGCCGCCGTGATTCTCGGCGGGTCCATCGGGCTCGTGGCGCACGGCCGCATGCCGGACCGCGTGCGCACCATCGTATTCCAGGGGCTCGGGCTGTGCACCCTCATCATCGGCATGCAGATGGCGCTCAAAGTGGAAAATCCGCTGGTGCTCATCTTCAGCGTGGTGCTCGGGGCAATCGTCGGCGAGGTCATGAATCTGGAAGACCGCTTCATGGCCGTGGCGGACAAGCTCAAGAAGCGGGTGGGCTCCAAGTCCGACCATTTCACGGACGGCATGATCACAGCCTTCCTTATCTTCTGCGTGGGACCACTCACCATTCTCGGCGCGTTCGACGAAGGCCTGCGCGGCGACCCGGCGCTGCTGCTCACCAAGTCCATGCTGGACGGCTTCGCTTCCATCGCTCTGGCCTCCACCTACGGCCTCGGCGTGCTGTTCTCCATAATCCCGCTGGCCATCTACCAGTTCGGGCTCACGTTCTTCGCTTCTGCTCTGCAGGCAGTGTTTTCCGACCCGGTAGTCACCGCGCTCACGGCCACAGGCGGCACGCTCATACTCGGCATCGGCATCAACCTGCTGGAACTCGCGCGCATCCGTCTGTCCAACCTCCTGCCCGCACTGGTCATCGTCGTTCTGCTCACCATGGCCCTCGGAGGCTGA